In the genome of Streptomyces sp. NBC_00259, the window CACGGCCTCGGGGCGCGCGGCGCACCCGTCCGGCACCCCGAGCGCCGGCGACCAGGCCAGCGCGATCCGGGCCCCTTCGGAGCCGCGCACCAGGGCGACGAGGGCCTCGGTCAGCTCGCGGCTGACACCGGCCTCGACGGCGGTGTCGAAGGCCTCCATCCCGCCGGTGGCCCGCTGGTAGTCGACGGCCTCGCGGGTGGCGTGCAGGGCGTGGTGGAGCCGTACGACGACGGAGCGGCCGGACTCCGCCGGCACGAAGGCGGTGAGCCCGCGGCCCCCCGGAGCCGGCCCCACCAGCACGCCCTCCAGCGTCGCCTGCGCCTGGCGGCGGTGCCGCGCCCCGTAGTACCCGGCCCGCCCTCGTGCGGCGAGCGCCCCCGCGAGCAGCAGTTGCCGCGCCGCTGACCGCAGTTGTTCCTGGACGGCCCAGGCCGCCGCACCCGAGGGGCCCTGCGGGACGTCCCGCCACCAGCGGATCTCGTCGCTGGGGACGGCGAGCCCGACGAGCACCTCCCGGGCGGAGGGCGCGGCGGAGCGGGCGAGAGCGGTGAGCGCCTCGCCCAGCAGGTCCTCGCAGTCGGGGAAGGCCCGGCTCTCCGGGACGAGCAGGCTGGTGCGGCCGGCGGCGGGACCGGGCGGCGTCCAGCGGGCGTAGCGCCCGGCCGCTCCGCCGCGCCGCCGCCAGCCGTGCCGGTCGAGCAGCGCTCCCAGCACGAGAGGGTCGACATGCGCGGGGTCGGGCCCCTCGCTGCCGTACCAGGGCGGCGGCACATCGTCGGGGAGCGGGAGCGGAAGGGGGTGCGGGTGGGCGAGCGGGCGCGAGCCGGCGGACGGCGGCACGGGCTCGTCGATCGGGCGGTGCGTCACGGTTTCCCTCCCGTCCCGACGCGGGTCATGATCTCGCACAGCGCCCGGTCGTCGAAGATGCGAGAGGTCGGGACGCGCACGGTGGTCCTGCGCCGGCCCGTCACCGGGTGGCCGGCCAGGTTGGTCCAGTAGCAGCAGTGCCGCAGGTCCAGCCGGTCGTGGCTGGCCCGCAGCCACTCGTCCTGGGTCCTCGGGACGATCATGACGACCAGGATCTTGTGCACCGACACGGGTGTGCGGGCCAGCTTCACCAGGTGCTCGTTGTCGAGGGTGAAGGAGAACGCCGGTCCTGGCGGATGCGGCGCGAGCTGGTAGGTGGCCTTCAGTTGCACCTTGATGGTGACTTCGTCGTCGACGGTGTGTCCGGGCGCGCTGTGGCTGACGTGCCAGTCGATCCCGTTGTCCGGGAACGGCTGGGACAGTGAGCAGCCGGCGGCGGCCGCGACGGCATGGAGATATCCCACCTGGAGGGTCTCCATGCAGGCGGTGGTGGCGAGTGCTCCGCGCAGCGGTACGGTCCGCTCGGGCAGCGCACCCGGTTCGGGCTGCGCGAGCGCCATGGCTCCGTCTGCCTTCCGGGCTGTGCCGATGATTGTCCCCACAACGGGGCGTCAACCTCGCGCCCCGTCACCTGTGTTGTCACCCCTCTGCGTACTGCGCAAACGGGGCGGGTATCACCGATTCGGGCAGGGGGATCTGACCATCTGCCCGGCACGGGCGAGGAGTTCGGGGATGACGCGCTGGTATGAAGGGCCCCTGGCCGCATTTGACACCGAGACAACTGGAGTGGACGTCGAGCAGGACCGGATGGTCTCCGCCGCGCTCGTCGTCCAGGATTCGCCGGGTGGACGCGTGCGCGTCACCGGCTGGCTGGTCAATCCGGGCATTCCGGTACCCGCCGAGGCAACGGCGGTGCACGGTCTGACGGAGGAGCATCTGCAGCGCAACGGCCGTTGGCCGGCGCCGGTGATGGAGGAGATAGGCCGGGCGCTGGCCGAGCAGTCCGCGGCGGGCCGGCCGATCGTGGTGATGAACGCGCCGTTCGATCTGACCCTGCTGGACCGCGAACTGCGCCGCCATCGCGCCTCGTCGCTGGCGCGCTATCTGGAGAACGTGCCGATGTGCGTTCTGGACCCGCGGGTCCTGGACAAGCATCTGGACCGTTACCGCAAGGGCCGTCGCACGCTCACGGACCTGTGTGAGCAGTACGGGGTCGAGTTGCAGGGCGCGCATGACGCGGCCGCCGACGCGGTCGCGGCCATGGAGGTCGTACGGGCGGTGGGGCAGCGGTTCGCCGCCCGCCTGGAGCGGCTGTCCCCGGCGGAGCTGCACACCCTGCAGGCCGTGTGGCACGCGGCGCAGGCGCGAGGGCTCCAGGCCTGGTTCGCCCGCAACGGTTCGGAGGAGTCGGTGGATCCGGCGTGGCCGCTGCGGCCGGAGATTCCGGCGCAGGCGGCGTGAGTCCGTGGGTCCGGGTGCCCGGCGGGTCACCCGGGCCCGGGGCTCATCCGGTGAAGCCCGCGGTGAACGGAACGGCCCGCGCGCAACGGGCCGGTGGCCGCGAACGCGTGAGGCCGGTCCGTCAACGGACGGACCGGCCTCTCCCGGTGGGCGATACTGGGTTCGAACCAGTGACCTCTTCGGTGTGAACGAAGCGCTCTCCCACTGAGCTAATCGCCCGGGAACGCACTGAACCATACAGGTACCGGCGGGTTTCCTTCAAACTCTCTCCGGCTCCCCACGAGGTGGGCGTGGACCGGCCGTACTCACTTCGATCCGAGTACCCGATCTGAGTATCCGCGCCCATTCCGGGGGCCTGTGGCCCGCGCCACACTCCACGCCATGGAGAACGCACCGCCACCCGCCGAGGAGCTACGACTCATCGACCGCGAGCTGGCTCAACTCGATGCCAGGCGGGCCCTGTTGCTGGCCCGCAGGGGCTGGCTGCTGCAGACGATACGAGCTGCCGCCGCGGCCCCGGCGGATCCCGCACGGACCGCGCGGCCGGACGCCGAGACCTCACCGCCGAGCGCGCAGAACGTCCTGCTCACACTCGGCGGCATCCTGCTGGCGGTCGCCGCCATCGCTTTCACCCTGGTCAGCTGGGGCCACCTGGGCATCGGTGGCCGCGCGCTCGTGCTGGGCGCCGTCACCGTCACGGCCCTGGCGACGCCCGCCCTGTTGCTGCGCAGGGGGCTCGTCTCCACCGCGGAATCGGTGGCGGCGCTCGGCCTGCTCCTGACCGTGCTCGACGCGTACGCACTGCACCGCGTGGCGTTCCCCGGGACGCATCCCGGGACGTACGCGGCCGTCGCGTCCGGCGTGCTCGCCGCGCTGTGGGCCGGGTACGGGCCTGCCCTCGGCACCCTGCGCCTGCCGGTGCCGGCCGCCGTCGTGGCCGCGCAGTTCCCGCTGCCGTTGTGGGCGCTGGCGGCCGGTTCGAGCCTCTGGGTCACCGCGTGGGCGACGCTGGCCACCGCCGCCCTCGACGTCGCGATCGCGCTCGCCGCGAAGCGGACGGACGTCCGGGTGCTCGGGATCCTGGGTGCCGTGACGACGGGCGGCTGGTCGCTGCTGACCGGCGGCCGGCTGTCGGTGTCGGCGCACAGCCCGTCCCTCGCGGTGGAACCGGCACTGCTGCTGCTCGCCGCCGCGGGCCTGGCCCTGTGCGCGGCATGGCGCGCGCCGGCGTCCGCGGTGGCGACCGCGGCGGTGGCCGGCCTGGCCTCGGTCGCGGGCGTCGGCGGCGTGCTCCGCGCGGCGCTGCCCGGGGAGTGGGCCGTGCCCGCGTATCTGCTGTGCGCCATCGTCCTGCTCGCCGCCGTACGGACCGGCGCACCGCACGGTGTGCGCACCGGGCTCGCGTACGCCTCGGGCGCCGTTCACGCCGCCTCGGCGATCTGGGCCGCGCCGGTCGTGATCCTCACGCTGCTGCGTCCCGCCGCCGTCCTCGAAGACGTCTGGTCCGGCGTCCCTGCCCAGGACGCGGCCCTGTGGGGCACGGTCGCCGCGCCCGTGGTGGCGGCCACGGTGGCCGTGGTGCTCCGGGCGGCGCCGCGCCTCCTCCCGGCCCTCGACCTCCCGCGTACCACCGCCGACTGCGCAGCCCTCGCCCTGGCCTGGTCGGCCGCGGTCGCCGTCCCGACGGCCCTGTCGCTGTCCTATGCGCCGACGCTGGTGCTCCAGCTCCTGACGGCCACGGCGGCGCTGGCCCTGGCGGTCCGCCCGCCGCGCACCGCTGAGGCCACCGGAACCGCGGGAACCGCAGAAGCAGCAGCGACCCCCGGAGCGTGGGGAACCCCGGGAACCCCGCCCGGCGCGTTCGCCGGGATCGCGCTCGCGTGCGGGCTGGCGTCCGGGACGAGCGCCGCGGTGCTCGGTCTGGCCACGCGGCCCGCGACGTTCGCCGTGCTCGGGATGCTGGTGGCCGTGAACGTGGCGGCAGCGCTGCTCGGGCGTGGCCTGCTGCGGGCCGTGGTCGCCTGTGGCGCGGTGGTGGGCACGGCGGGGCTCGTGGCGGCTGCCGCGGCCGCCGCGGGGCTCCCGGCGCACCAGGTCGCGCTCGCGCTGCTCGCCGTACCCGCGGCCGCCGCGCTGCTCGGGGCTCGCCTCGGCCGGCATCCGGTCGCGCTGCCGGTCGAGGCCACGGCCGCCGTCGCGGGGCTGCTCGCCATCGTCCTGGCGGTGCCGCACCCGCCCACGCTGGCCCTGGTGCTCGCCCTCGCGGGCGTCATCGCCGCGGGCACGTCGGTGCGGGCCGAGCGCAGGCCCGTAGCCGGGTATCTCGCCGCGGTGCTGTTCGTCGCGGCGACCTGGGTGCGGCTCGCCGCCTCGGGAGTGGAGTGGCCCGAGGCGTACACCCTGCCGGTGACCGTTCCCGCACTCGCCGTCGGCGCGCTGCGGCGCCGGCGGGACCCGCAGGCGTCCTCCTGGAGCGCGTACGGCCCGGGGCTCACCGCGACCCTGGTGCCCAGCCTCTTCGCGGCCTGGGGCGACACGCACTGGCTGCGTCCGCTGCTCCTGGGAGTGGCCGCGCTCGCGGTGACCCTGGCCGGTGCCCGGCTGCGGCTGCAGGCCCCGCTGGTCCTCGGCGGGCTGACGCTCGCCCTGGACACACTGCACGAACTCGCACCGTACGTCGTCCAGGTCGTCGATGCGCTGCCCCGGTGGCTGCCGCCCGCGCTCGCGGGGCTCCTGCTGCTGGCCGTCGGAGCGACGTACGAGCAGCGGCTGCGCGACGCCCGCCGGCTGCGGGACGGCCTGGGCCGGATGCGGTGACCCGTACCGCCGAACGGGTGAATGCCGAAGGCCCCGGAGACTCTCGGTCTCCGGGGCCTTCGGTCCGGGTGGTGGGCGATACTGGGTTCGAACCAGTGACCTCTTCGGTGTGAACGAAGCGCTCTCCCACTGAGCTAATCGCCCGGGCGCAACGCACACATTACCCGATGTCAGCGGTGGTCCATGACCACCCGGACGCCGCCCTGAGGCGGCCCGAGGTCACTCGTCGATCTTCCAGGGCATCACGATCCCGATCTTCCAGACGTAGATCGCGAGCAGCACCGCGACGATCACCACACCGATGGACGTCAGGATGATGTTGCGCCGGCGCACCTTCGGGTCGAGCGCACGCTGCGCCGCCTCGGTCACTTTGCGTTTCGTCCAGCGCAGCACGAGCTGCGCCCAGACGAACTCCGTGGCCCAGATCGCCATACCGCCGAAGATCACCAGCCAGCCCGGCCCGGGCAGCGGCAGCATGATCACGCCGGCCACGACCACGGCGAGGCCGATGATGAATACACCGACCTGCCAGCTGAGATGCAGCGTCCGGCGCGCCTTCACGAACTCGGGCGCCCGTGAGCCCAGTGGCTGCTCGGCGGGTGCGGTCACATCCCCCGTGGCGGAATCGGGGACCACCGTGGCGGCCACCTTCCGCTCGTCACTCTCCGCATTCATAAGCCCAAAGTACCCGACGAAATGGCTGTCCGGAATGACCGCACAGTCGTACGTGAGACTCCTCCGTACGGGGTACCTCAAGGATCACAAAACAGACAGAGGGGTTTACAACGGCACCGTAGGTGGCATGTCGATTTCGCCGACGTGCGAATCCCCGAGCGCACACTGAGCGAAAGGCCCTGGCGCTTATGAACACCACGGTCAGCTGCGAGCTGCACCTGCGCCTCGTTGTATCGAGCGAGTCATCACTGCCTGTACCCGCGGGCCTGCGGTATGACACGGCCGATCCTTATGCCGTGCACGCCACCTTCCACACCGGAGCCGAAGAGACGGTCGAATGGGTGTTCGCCCGCGATCTTCTCGCCGAGGGTCTTCATCGACCCACGGGAACCGGCGACGTCAGAGTCTGGCCGTCGCGCAGTCATGGCCAAGGCGTCGTCTGCATCGCTCTGAGCTCTCCGGAGGGCGAAGCCCTGCTCGAGGCCCCGGCGCGGGCCCTGGAGTCGTTCCTGAAGCGGACGGACGCCGCGGTGCCACCCGGCACCGAGCATCGTCATTTCGATCTCGATACGGAGCTCTCGCACATCCTGGCCGAAAGCTGAACTGACACCAGGCCGAGGGCAGCTCGGCGCCGTCCGACTCGGGGAGACGGCACCGCGCGGACACGCACAACCACATACGGCACGCTCCGGCGCCGTCGTCGCGGAATCCACCGCGAAGACGGCGCCGTCGCGTTTCACGGTGACCGGCTAGAGTCAGCGCAATTCGGCGGGCGCCCGCCCGCAGCAGGCCAGGGAGCGAATCGTGCTGATCCCCCACGACACCCGCATCGCCCTCGACATCGTCGTCGATCTGATGAACACCACGCCCGAGGGCGACCACGACGACGGACTCGGGGACCTCCCGGCGCTGTACGCGTTCGTGCAGAACTACAACATCAGCGACGTGGGTGAGCTGGGCGAGCACGACCTGAGCGCCGTACGCGAGGTGCGGGACCGGTTCACGGACGTGTTCGCGGCCGCGGACGCCCGCACCGCGGCCGAGATGATCAACCAGCTCGTGGCCTCGGCCGGAACCACTCCGCAGCTGACGGATCACGACGGCTACGACTGGCATGTCCACTACTTCGCCCCGGGCGCCTCGGTCGCCGAGCATCTCGCGGCCGACTGCGGCATGGCGCTGGCGTTCATGATCGTGGCGGGCGAGCACGAGCGGCTGCGACGCTGCGAGGCGCCGGGCTGCGGGCGCGCCTTCGTCGATCTGTCCCGCAATCGCTCGCGCCGCTACTGCGACAGCCGCACCTGCGGAAACCGGCTGCACGTCGCCGCCTACCGGGCGCGCCGCAAGGAAGCGGCCGGCTGAGGTTCACGTCGTTCACCGGGGGCTCACAGCAGAAACAGGTCGTGGACCGCTGCCATGAGCAGAAGGAAGCCGATCACCCCGAGGAAGATCATCAGGGGCGGCTGGGAGAGCGCGAAGAGGCAGCCACGCGGCTCGTCGGCGGGGGCGGGGGCCTGGCCCCGGGAGGTATCCAGCATCTCGGGGTGATGATGACGCAGCACCGGCCCCGGTGATCGACCAACACGCATGAAGACCGCGGGAGTT includes:
- a CDS encoding DUF4365 domain-containing protein — encoded protein: MALAQPEPGALPERTVPLRGALATTACMETLQVGYLHAVAAAAGCSLSQPFPDNGIDWHVSHSAPGHTVDDEVTIKVQLKATYQLAPHPPGPAFSFTLDNEHLVKLARTPVSVHKILVVMIVPRTQDEWLRASHDRLDLRHCCYWTNLAGHPVTGRRRTTVRVPTSRIFDDRALCEIMTRVGTGGKP
- a CDS encoding 3'-5' exonuclease; translation: MTRWYEGPLAAFDTETTGVDVEQDRMVSAALVVQDSPGGRVRVTGWLVNPGIPVPAEATAVHGLTEEHLQRNGRWPAPVMEEIGRALAEQSAAGRPIVVMNAPFDLTLLDRELRRHRASSLARYLENVPMCVLDPRVLDKHLDRYRKGRRTLTDLCEQYGVELQGAHDAAADAVAAMEVVRAVGQRFAARLERLSPAELHTLQAVWHAAQARGLQAWFARNGSEESVDPAWPLRPEIPAQAA
- a CDS encoding SCO7613 C-terminal domain-containing membrane protein: MENAPPPAEELRLIDRELAQLDARRALLLARRGWLLQTIRAAAAAPADPARTARPDAETSPPSAQNVLLTLGGILLAVAAIAFTLVSWGHLGIGGRALVLGAVTVTALATPALLLRRGLVSTAESVAALGLLLTVLDAYALHRVAFPGTHPGTYAAVASGVLAALWAGYGPALGTLRLPVPAAVVAAQFPLPLWALAAGSSLWVTAWATLATAALDVAIALAAKRTDVRVLGILGAVTTGGWSLLTGGRLSVSAHSPSLAVEPALLLLAAAGLALCAAWRAPASAVATAAVAGLASVAGVGGVLRAALPGEWAVPAYLLCAIVLLAAVRTGAPHGVRTGLAYASGAVHAASAIWAAPVVILTLLRPAAVLEDVWSGVPAQDAALWGTVAAPVVAATVAVVLRAAPRLLPALDLPRTTADCAALALAWSAAVAVPTALSLSYAPTLVLQLLTATAALALAVRPPRTAEATGTAGTAEAAATPGAWGTPGTPPGAFAGIALACGLASGTSAAVLGLATRPATFAVLGMLVAVNVAAALLGRGLLRAVVACGAVVGTAGLVAAAAAAAGLPAHQVALALLAVPAAAALLGARLGRHPVALPVEATAAVAGLLAIVLAVPHPPTLALVLALAGVIAAGTSVRAERRPVAGYLAAVLFVAATWVRLAASGVEWPEAYTLPVTVPALAVGALRRRRDPQASSWSAYGPGLTATLVPSLFAAWGDTHWLRPLLLGVAALAVTLAGARLRLQAPLVLGGLTLALDTLHELAPYVVQVVDALPRWLPPALAGLLLLAVGATYEQRLRDARRLRDGLGRMR
- a CDS encoding TIGR02611 family protein; this encodes MNAESDERKVAATVVPDSATGDVTAPAEQPLGSRAPEFVKARRTLHLSWQVGVFIIGLAVVVAGVIMLPLPGPGWLVIFGGMAIWATEFVWAQLVLRWTKRKVTEAAQRALDPKVRRRNIILTSIGVVIVAVLLAIYVWKIGIVMPWKIDE
- a CDS encoding SsgA family sporulation/cell division regulator — protein: MNTTVSCELHLRLVVSSESSLPVPAGLRYDTADPYAVHATFHTGAEETVEWVFARDLLAEGLHRPTGTGDVRVWPSRSHGQGVVCIALSSPEGEALLEAPARALESFLKRTDAAVPPGTEHRHFDLDTELSHILAES
- a CDS encoding CGNR zinc finger domain-containing protein; this translates as MLIPHDTRIALDIVVDLMNTTPEGDHDDGLGDLPALYAFVQNYNISDVGELGEHDLSAVREVRDRFTDVFAAADARTAAEMINQLVASAGTTPQLTDHDGYDWHVHYFAPGASVAEHLAADCGMALAFMIVAGEHERLRRCEAPGCGRAFVDLSRNRSRRYCDSRTCGNRLHVAAYRARRKEAAG